Proteins encoded by one window of Ulvibacter sp. MAR_2010_11:
- a CDS encoding TonB-dependent receptor yields MSKKRLASLTTLFLVFVSAAVTAQEDDLGTEVVNIVKPYTPTISDAFKVKETPVLNDSLTTQKQQVNYSIFSVPVASTFTPAKGKAATVEKAKPMKLYDNYATLGFGNYTSILAELYSNFEISRTDNAGFFFRHNSSQGDIEGVLLENKYYDTSLDGNYTSRQRDASYSIDAGIKHQLFNWYGLPEFAEEELILLNESLDVQQTYFSGNLGGSMQLDDSFFEGIAANVRFLSDAYGSSEFNFTALPEFSFPLTEFTLKIDGDVDYLSGSFERNYFAEIPIDYSFLNVGLAPSLVYVNNDLTLSLGVAGYVSLDSENSETNFSIFPRINASYRLVDELLIVYGGAEGGVEQNSYYDFKEENPYVSPTLQIMPTNNLYNAFGGLKGKLSNSVGYNVRGSYGKAENRALFQINPLNDVSPSESYQYGNSFKIVYDDINTLSFFGELKVEVSEVFSLGINGEYFSYNTTDQAHAWNLPDFKATVFSNFNITEELYGGVSLFYVGERMDQVVAYSPDIDPFPTEVTLDGYADVNVHVGYRVNDRLSIFAKGSNLLSDNYQKSYNYPVQGIQGLLGATYKFDW; encoded by the coding sequence ATGTCAAAGAAACGCCTAGCCTCACTTACCACACTATTTTTAGTATTTGTTTCTGCCGCAGTAACAGCGCAGGAAGACGATCTGGGAACAGAAGTTGTAAACATTGTAAAACCTTATACGCCCACTATTTCGGATGCCTTTAAGGTGAAGGAAACCCCTGTGTTAAACGACTCGCTCACGACACAAAAGCAGCAAGTGAACTACAGTATTTTCTCGGTTCCGGTGGCTTCTACTTTTACGCCCGCCAAAGGAAAAGCGGCTACTGTAGAAAAGGCAAAGCCCATGAAATTGTACGACAATTACGCAACGTTGGGCTTCGGAAATTACACCAGTATTTTAGCCGAGTTGTACAGCAATTTTGAAATTAGTAGAACCGACAACGCCGGATTTTTCTTCAGACATAATTCGTCTCAAGGAGATATTGAAGGTGTCTTACTGGAAAACAAATACTACGATACCAGTCTGGATGGAAATTACACTTCCCGCCAACGCGATGCTTCGTATAGCATAGACGCAGGGATAAAACACCAATTGTTCAATTGGTACGGATTGCCCGAATTTGCCGAGGAAGAATTAATTTTATTGAATGAAAGTTTAGACGTACAGCAAACTTATTTCAGTGGAAATCTGGGCGGAAGTATGCAGTTGGACGATTCGTTTTTTGAAGGAATTGCGGCAAATGTCCGATTTTTGAGCGATGCTTATGGCTCATCCGAATTCAATTTTACAGCACTACCGGAGTTTTCTTTTCCGCTAACCGAGTTTACATTGAAGATAGACGGTGATGTAGATTATCTTTCGGGAAGTTTCGAGCGTAATTATTTTGCCGAAATTCCTATCGACTACAGTTTTTTAAATGTGGGCCTGGCGCCTTCGCTGGTCTATGTCAATAACGATTTAACTCTATCGTTGGGTGTTGCCGGTTATGTAAGTTTGGATTCTGAAAATTCGGAAACCAACTTCTCCATTTTCCCCCGAATTAATGCCTCGTATCGCTTGGTAGACGAACTATTGATTGTTTATGGTGGTGCTGAAGGCGGGGTGGAACAAAATTCGTATTACGATTTTAAAGAAGAGAATCCCTATGTTTCGCCAACGCTTCAAATTATGCCTACCAATAATTTGTACAATGCTTTTGGTGGATTAAAAGGAAAACTGTCCAATTCGGTGGGATACAATGTTCGCGGTTCGTATGGCAAAGCCGAAAACAGGGCCTTGTTTCAAATTAATCCCTTAAACGATGTATCTCCTTCCGAAAGTTATCAATACGGAAACTCATTTAAGATAGTGTATGACGACATCAACACCCTTTCCTTTTTCGGCGAATTGAAAGTGGAAGTTTCCGAAGTCTTTTCTCTGGGAATTAACGGGGAGTATTTTTCATACAATACAACCGATCAGGCGCATGCCTGGAATTTACCCGATTTTAAAGCTACTGTCTTTTCAAACTTTAATATTACCGAAGAATTGTACGGCGGAGTCTCACTCTTTTACGTAGGCGAGCGTATGGATCAGGTGGTGGCGTATAGTCCGGATATAGATCCTTTCCCAACCGAAGTTACACTGGACGGCTACGCAGATGTAAATGTGCATGTGGGCTATCGGGTGAACGACCGACTCTCAATTTTTGCCAAGGGAAGCAACTTATTGAGTGATAATTATCAAAAATCGTACAATTATCCGGTACAGGGAATTCAAGGTTTGTTGGGTGCAACCTATAAGTTCGACTGGTAA
- a CDS encoding amidohydrolase, which translates to MKYLFFLFACILFSCAPDKIPADLLVKNANVYLVDEAFGTAKAFVVKDGKILEVGIKPELELKYSFTSVYDAKGMTIVPGLIDAHAHLLNLGLALQNVDLVDTESYDEVLERVVEFQKKKNASFIMGRGWDQNDWDVKEFPTKKELDSLFPETPVALTRIDGHAMIVNSKALELAGITAQTKVAGGEVILKDGQPTGLLVDTAMNGVRLSYPKIDRETIVTALKDAEKVCLELGLTTIDEAGTSRETIEIMQELYEKNELSLRIYAMVGVRSGDLDYYLEKGIVKTDRLNVRSVKIWSDGALGSRGAAMRQEYSDQPGQFGLMITTEAQLDSLARAIAAAGYQMNTHAIGDSANVSVLRVYSNVLKDVKDPRWKVEHAQIVTPSDFDYFSEKILPSIQPTHATSDMYWAEDRVGPDRIKGAYSFKTLLQKSGMVALGTDFPVEKVNPMYTFYAAVARKDLQQFPEDGYRMEEGLTREEALKGMTIWAAYSNFEENEKGSIEVGKFADFTVLEQDIMTMPLDSIPKLKVSATFINGKKVFEGKSE; encoded by the coding sequence ATGAAATATCTATTTTTTCTTTTCGCATGCATCCTTTTTTCCTGTGCTCCCGATAAAATTCCTGCCGACTTATTAGTAAAAAACGCCAATGTCTATTTGGTCGATGAAGCATTTGGCACAGCTAAGGCCTTTGTAGTAAAGGACGGCAAGATACTGGAAGTTGGTATTAAACCCGAACTGGAATTAAAATACAGTTTCACTAGTGTGTACGATGCCAAAGGAATGACGATTGTCCCGGGACTTATAGATGCGCATGCCCATTTGTTAAATTTAGGTTTGGCGCTTCAAAATGTAGATTTGGTGGATACCGAAAGCTACGATGAAGTTTTGGAACGCGTTGTAGAATTCCAGAAGAAAAAAAATGCTTCCTTTATCATGGGTCGGGGTTGGGATCAAAACGATTGGGATGTAAAAGAGTTTCCCACAAAAAAGGAATTGGATTCATTATTTCCGGAAACTCCGGTCGCTCTAACAAGAATCGATGGTCATGCAATGATTGTGAACTCCAAAGCCTTGGAATTGGCGGGAATTACTGCACAAACAAAAGTTGCCGGAGGTGAGGTAATTTTAAAAGATGGACAACCTACCGGATTATTAGTGGATACAGCCATGAACGGAGTTAGACTGTCGTATCCAAAAATAGATAGGGAAACCATTGTAACTGCTTTAAAAGATGCAGAAAAAGTCTGTTTAGAATTAGGTCTAACAACCATAGATGAAGCAGGTACGTCGAGGGAGACTATTGAGATCATGCAGGAACTGTACGAAAAAAATGAATTATCACTTCGAATATATGCCATGGTGGGAGTGCGATCCGGTGATTTAGATTACTATTTGGAAAAAGGAATCGTTAAAACGGATCGCTTGAATGTACGCTCAGTAAAAATATGGAGTGACGGGGCACTGGGTTCACGTGGAGCAGCTATGCGACAGGAATACAGTGATCAACCCGGGCAATTCGGACTCATGATTACCACAGAAGCACAGTTGGATTCATTGGCCAGGGCCATTGCCGCTGCCGGCTACCAAATGAATACGCATGCCATTGGAGATTCTGCGAATGTTTCAGTGTTAAGAGTGTATTCCAATGTGCTGAAAGATGTAAAAGACCCGCGCTGGAAAGTGGAGCATGCGCAGATCGTTACCCCATCCGATTTCGATTATTTTTCAGAAAAAATACTGCCTTCCATTCAGCCCACACATGCTACCAGCGATATGTACTGGGCCGAAGATAGGGTAGGACCGGACAGAATTAAAGGGGCGTATTCATTTAAAACACTCCTTCAGAAATCGGGAATGGTAGCATTAGGGACCGATTTCCCTGTTGAAAAGGTAAACCCCATGTATACTTTTTATGCGGCTGTAGCCCGAAAGGATTTACAACAATTTCCGGAAGATGGTTATCGTATGGAGGAGGGACTAACCCGTGAGGAAGCCTTAAAGGGAATGACCATCTGGGCCGCCTATTCAAATTTTGAAGAAAATGAAAAAGGAAGTATTGAAGTTGGAAAATTTGCCGATTTCACGGTTTTAGAACAAGATATTATGACGATGCCGTTAGATAGCATTCCAAAGCTGAAGGTAAGCGCAACCTTTATTAATGGAAAAAAGGTGTTTGAGGGGAAGAGTGAATAG
- a CDS encoding bifunctional 2-polyprenyl-6-hydroxyphenol methylase/3-demethylubiquinol 3-O-methyltransferase UbiG translates to MKDILGSALLDYYQGNNAEDIITETNISEEDVLPLSYFFRGFAEMPALEQKALELSFGKVLDVGCGAGSHSLYLQKKGLEVSSIDISEGAVEVCKLRGVKNVKKQALLEVKNQTFDTILVLMNGTGIFQNLENVSKYLQHLKSLLAVNGQILIDSSDLQYMYDEGEDGGIWIPGDSYYGELEFSMKYKGESSEVFEWLYLDERIFEEACLSNSLNFEIVARGENFDYLARLTVV, encoded by the coding sequence ATGAAAGATATTTTAGGTAGTGCCTTATTAGACTATTATCAAGGAAACAATGCCGAGGATATAATCACTGAAACCAATATCAGTGAAGAAGACGTGTTGCCCTTATCGTATTTTTTTCGGGGTTTTGCTGAAATGCCTGCGTTGGAACAGAAAGCGTTGGAGCTTAGCTTCGGAAAGGTACTCGATGTAGGTTGTGGTGCAGGAAGTCATTCGCTATATCTTCAGAAAAAGGGTCTGGAGGTATCGTCCATCGATATTTCTGAAGGGGCTGTGGAAGTGTGTAAGCTTCGGGGTGTGAAAAATGTAAAAAAGCAAGCGCTTCTGGAAGTAAAAAACCAAACTTTCGACACCATACTAGTATTGATGAACGGAACGGGCATCTTTCAGAATCTGGAAAACGTTTCGAAATACCTTCAGCATTTAAAGTCGTTATTAGCCGTAAACGGACAGATTTTAATCGATTCGAGCGATTTGCAGTATATGTACGATGAAGGCGAAGACGGCGGAATCTGGATTCCCGGCGATAGCTACTACGGCGAACTGGAATTTAGTATGAAATACAAGGGAGAAAGCAGTGAAGTTTTTGAGTGGTTGTATTTGGATGAGCGAATTTTTGAAGAGGCTTGTCTCTCCAACAGTTTAAATTTTGAAATCGTAGCCCGGGGAGAAAATTTCGATTATCTCGCCAGACTTACTGTTGTGTAG
- a CDS encoding DUF2059 domain-containing protein produces the protein MRFLFLTLFLVFCFSTSAQVDAFQEEVITYLKSNGTTDQYREAYDGIFTILKKQFNSASVPDAFWIDMQSDKEKSVEEAIAFLSFAYRKHFTREDISKMTTFYNTEAAQKMLSKDAPLSSDESEAIAAFFESDIAKKIEEKQEALAIDIADISEHWSRDLFAAKMSLLVKAGFTTQQ, from the coding sequence ATGAGATTCTTGTTTTTAACGCTTTTTTTAGTGTTTTGTTTTTCAACTTCGGCCCAAGTTGATGCCTTTCAGGAAGAAGTTATAACATATCTCAAATCCAATGGAACTACAGATCAATACAGAGAAGCGTATGACGGTATATTTACTATCTTAAAGAAACAATTCAATTCGGCCTCCGTCCCTGATGCATTTTGGATCGATATGCAAAGTGATAAAGAAAAAAGTGTGGAAGAGGCCATTGCCTTTCTGTCATTTGCATACAGAAAACATTTTACGCGAGAAGATATTTCAAAAATGACAACTTTTTACAACACCGAAGCAGCTCAAAAAATGCTTTCAAAGGATGCACCCCTTTCTTCGGACGAGAGCGAAGCTATAGCTGCTTTTTTTGAAAGCGATATAGCTAAGAAAATAGAAGAAAAACAAGAGGCTTTAGCTATAGATATAGCCGATATTTCGGAGCATTGGAGCAGAGATCTCTTTGCTGCTAAAATGAGCCTATTGGTAAAGGCAGGATTTACTACACAACAGTAA
- a CDS encoding YkgJ family cysteine cluster protein, with protein MENILKQLPQRAKDTHNENKKFFAKLKKKPPKQLDTLMVELHEAEFQRTDCLSCANCCKTTGPLFTDKDIERISKHFRQKPQQFIETYLRVDEDNDYVLQSVPCTFLGADNYCSIYEVRPKACREFPHTDRKKFQQISNLTLKNVAICPAAFNIVEEMKKRLPL; from the coding sequence ATGGAAAACATCCTGAAACAGCTGCCGCAACGCGCTAAAGATACGCATAACGAGAACAAAAAGTTCTTCGCGAAGCTAAAGAAAAAACCGCCCAAGCAGTTAGACACACTTATGGTCGAATTGCATGAAGCAGAGTTTCAACGTACCGACTGCCTTAGCTGTGCCAACTGTTGTAAAACGACCGGTCCATTGTTCACCGACAAAGACATAGAACGTATTTCGAAGCATTTCAGGCAAAAACCACAACAATTTATTGAAACCTATTTACGAGTTGACGAGGATAACGACTATGTATTGCAATCGGTTCCCTGTACCTTTTTGGGAGCCGATAATTATTGCAGCATCTACGAGGTGCGTCCCAAGGCCTGCAGAGAGTTTCCACATACCGATAGAAAGAAATTTCAGCAAATTTCCAACCTTACCTTAAAAAATGTGGCAATTTGCCCGGCCGCTTTTAATATTGTGGAAGAAATGAAGAAGCGGTTACCGCTTTAG
- a CDS encoding exo-beta-N-acetylmuramidase NamZ domain-containing protein yields the protein MVFIRIIAVLFFIAPCFSCGSQNKESNNYASGDIVIKDTVALDKAAISEEIALGAYQPDLYLPLLKGKKVGIVANPTSMLIKKDKRLHLVDFLVVEGISIQKVFAPEHGFRGTADAGEFVKDGVDTKTGLPIISLYGSNKKLPVSQLEGIEVMVFDIQDVGVRFYTYISTLHYVMEACAKAEIPLIILDRPNPNGHYIDGPMMEPEHTSFLGMHPVPLVHGMTIGEYAQMINGQGWLANKMQCELRVIKMLHYNHQTPYSLPVRPSPNLPNDVSINLYPSLGLLEGTNLNAGRGTEMQFQILGSPYLPKEKYPYSYVPEPNFGSKSPKFNGETCNGIDLRETPRMSRIDLTWIIDAYNNYKKKEDFFNTKNFTTHAGTAVLQQQIEQGFTFRDIRKTWLKDLKAYDAMREKYLLYER from the coding sequence GTGGTTTTTATAAGAATAATTGCGGTTTTATTTTTTATCGCACCTTGTTTTTCGTGTGGAAGTCAGAATAAAGAAAGTAACAATTATGCTTCGGGTGACATTGTGATAAAGGATACGGTTGCACTTGACAAAGCAGCTATTTCTGAAGAAATTGCACTAGGTGCTTATCAGCCCGATCTCTATCTTCCTTTACTGAAGGGTAAAAAAGTAGGAATTGTCGCCAACCCTACTTCTATGCTCATTAAAAAAGACAAGCGACTTCATTTGGTTGATTTCCTGGTTGTTGAAGGAATTTCGATACAAAAAGTTTTCGCTCCTGAACACGGATTTCGGGGAACGGCCGATGCGGGTGAATTTGTAAAGGACGGAGTAGATACCAAAACCGGGTTGCCAATTATTTCACTCTACGGAAGCAATAAAAAACTTCCAGTTTCTCAACTTGAAGGGATTGAAGTAATGGTGTTCGATATTCAGGATGTGGGCGTCCGTTTTTACACCTATATTTCGACCTTACACTATGTGATGGAGGCCTGTGCGAAGGCTGAAATTCCGCTGATAATCTTGGACAGACCCAATCCCAACGGACACTATATAGACGGCCCCATGATGGAACCCGAGCACACAAGCTTTTTAGGAATGCATCCCGTTCCCTTAGTACATGGGATGACCATTGGGGAATACGCACAAATGATTAACGGGCAGGGCTGGCTAGCCAATAAAATGCAATGTGAACTTAGGGTGATAAAAATGTTGCATTACAACCATCAGACACCATATTCCCTACCCGTTCGGCCTTCACCCAATCTTCCCAACGATGTGTCGATAAATTTGTATCCCAGTCTCGGACTTCTGGAAGGAACCAATCTCAACGCCGGTCGCGGTACCGAAATGCAGTTTCAAATTTTGGGATCACCCTATCTACCGAAGGAAAAATACCCCTATTCGTATGTTCCGGAGCCTAATTTCGGCTCAAAAAGCCCAAAATTCAATGGTGAAACCTGCAACGGAATCGACTTGAGAGAAACCCCAAGGATGAGTAGAATTGACCTCACCTGGATTATCGATGCTTATAACAATTACAAAAAGAAAGAAGACTTTTTCAACACCAAAAATTTTACCACACACGCCGGAACAGCGGTATTGCAGCAACAAATAGAGCAAGGGTTTACTTTTCGGGACATCAGGAAAACCTGGCTTAAAGATTTAAAAGCCTACGATGCCATGCGAGAAAAATATTTGTTATACGAGCGTTAG
- a CDS encoding ABC transporter permease — MNFEFFIARRIIASKDYKSSISAPIIKIAITAIALGIIMMLISIATGIGLQKKIREKVSAFNGDIIITNFDTNASDDSQIPISKNQDFYPEFKNVEGIKHVQITASKGGVIRTETDFEGVVVKGVGTDYDWTYFNDFLVEGTLPDYTEDLNSNILISSFLANRLQLALGDKIITFFLNDDSTKAPRSRGFTISGIYNSGFQQFDEQFLIADIRHIQRLNNWEEDQIGAFELFVSDFDELVPIGNAVYNETFSTLDTLTIRDKYGSIFEWLDLFDFNIALIIGIMILVAGINMITALLVLILERTQMIGILKALGSSDWSVRKVFIYNAMYLIGVGLFWGNLIGIGLLVAQQQFKLFPLDPDTYYVTEAPVYLNIGYILALNLGTFLLCLLMLLIPSYIIAKISPVKAIRFD; from the coding sequence GTGAATTTCGAATTTTTCATCGCCCGTCGCATCATTGCGTCCAAGGATTATAAAAGTAGTATTTCGGCACCAATTATAAAAATTGCCATTACTGCCATCGCGTTGGGTATTATTATGATGCTTATCTCAATAGCTACGGGCATTGGGCTTCAGAAAAAGATACGGGAAAAAGTTTCGGCCTTTAACGGCGACATCATTATTACCAATTTCGACACCAATGCGTCCGACGATTCGCAGATTCCCATTTCAAAAAATCAGGATTTTTACCCGGAATTTAAAAATGTAGAGGGGATAAAACACGTACAGATAACTGCTTCCAAAGGGGGTGTAATTCGCACCGAAACCGATTTTGAAGGCGTGGTCGTAAAAGGAGTAGGCACCGACTACGACTGGACCTATTTTAATGATTTTTTGGTAGAAGGGACCTTGCCCGATTATACCGAAGATCTTAACTCCAACATTCTAATTTCTTCCTTTCTCGCCAACCGACTGCAACTCGCCTTAGGCGATAAAATTATTACCTTCTTTTTAAACGATGATAGTACGAAAGCTCCGCGAAGCCGTGGTTTTACGATTTCAGGAATTTATAACAGCGGCTTTCAGCAGTTCGATGAGCAATTTCTCATTGCCGATATTCGGCATATTCAACGTCTTAACAATTGGGAAGAAGACCAAATTGGGGCCTTCGAATTGTTTGTATCCGATTTTGACGAGCTGGTGCCTATTGGGAATGCTGTGTATAACGAAACCTTCAGCACCTTGGATACACTTACCATTCGTGATAAATACGGATCTATTTTTGAATGGTTGGACTTGTTCGATTTCAATATCGCGCTCATCATTGGCATCATGATTTTGGTCGCAGGCATCAACATGATTACCGCCTTGCTGGTGCTAATTTTGGAGCGTACGCAAATGATTGGGATTTTAAAAGCACTGGGAAGTAGCGATTGGAGCGTTCGGAAAGTATTTATTTACAATGCCATGTATCTTATTGGCGTGGGCCTATTCTGGGGAAATCTTATCGGAATCGGTTTACTGGTCGCCCAACAACAATTTAAGCTCTTTCCGCTGGATCCGGATACTTACTATGTCACAGAAGCCCCGGTATATCTCAATATAGGCTACATTCTCGCCTTAAATCTGGGCACGTTTCTCCTGTGTTTACTAATGCTCCTGATTCCATCGTACATCATCGCCAAAATTTCCCCGGTCAAAGCCATTCGCTTCGATTAA
- a CDS encoding membrane metalloprotease produces MIILLAIVTIAACKKDDGDNPTTDPKAENRKALGTSAEDILSEDIYTKLTVEIVYSGGFRPTDATIVGLQNFLNQRVNKPEGISINETFIDAPAGAPFTIEEIRAIEEEHRTIYTVDNSIAIYIFFANGSNAGDTSTTVTLGSAYRNTSIVVYEKTIRDLANNSANIDLTELELSTLTHEFGHIFGLVNIQSDDIHTSHEDTAHLKHCMVEDCLMYFESTNGLLLVELLENRRPVPGFDPLCIADLQAKGGK; encoded by the coding sequence TTGATTATACTACTCGCGATTGTAACGATTGCCGCTTGTAAAAAAGATGATGGAGATAATCCAACGACCGATCCTAAGGCAGAAAACAGAAAAGCATTGGGAACCTCGGCTGAGGATATTTTATCGGAAGATATCTATACGAAACTTACCGTAGAAATAGTATATTCAGGAGGATTTAGACCCACCGACGCCACTATTGTCGGGCTTCAAAACTTTTTAAACCAACGAGTTAATAAGCCGGAAGGAATTAGTATAAATGAAACTTTTATTGATGCTCCCGCAGGAGCGCCCTTTACCATTGAAGAAATTCGCGCCATCGAAGAAGAACACAGGACAATTTACACTGTGGATAATTCAATTGCTATATACATCTTTTTCGCCAATGGCTCTAACGCCGGGGATACCAGCACCACAGTGACTTTGGGCTCTGCCTATCGCAATACCTCCATCGTAGTTTATGAAAAAACTATTAGAGATTTGGCGAATAATAGTGCCAATATTGATCTTACCGAGCTTGAATTAAGCACATTAACACATGAGTTTGGGCATATTTTTGGCTTGGTGAATATTCAAAGTGACGATATTCATACAAGTCATGAAGACACCGCGCATTTAAAACATTGCATGGTAGAAGACTGTTTAATGTATTTTGAAAGCACAAACGGCTTATTATTGGTAGAATTGCTGGAAAACAGAAGACCGGTACCCGGTTTTGATCCATTGTGTATTGCCGATCTACAGGCTAAGGGAGGAAAGTAG